From Echinicola soli, a single genomic window includes:
- a CDS encoding Kelch repeat-containing protein has product MFAFTKMYFLASLISGFIILQSFFNGGLKFQGNEQAINQRTSYTIFGEHDAKFPDHFDIDFSLSLSPVEEIGYILRVKTGVNNRIFNLFYDSQGDNIVFKFNEEGKTNLIVAKMDRTQLFNHQWFDMKISFDLIGDSITLTIDNKTFTAKNQHLQDTYHPEILFGKSDHIIDVPAFSIKNLSIVGKKTYHFPLYENEGNIVHDINGNPYGNVINPDWLKNYAYYWKHQASFKSASVAGANYDPKKQEIYYYNQDSLWSYNVRSGNIRTVIFDQKCPVELVLGTNFIDSLQNKLYTYEAYYDFPYQGPTVASLDLDTYQWTEESYQQLPTQLHHHGSYIDHYSSQYSIFGGFGSMKYSKNFFSYDLKKNQWKKTDGFTGDVITPRYFSSVGYQPENNNLYILGGMGNESGDQSVGRKYYYDLYQVDLDAKHVTKLWEIPWKNDNVVPVRGMVILNDSSLYTLCYPEHFSESFLHLYRFSLKDGSYEILGDSIPIRSDKITTNANLYFDKGLNNLYAVVQEFEDDISSDLKIYSLAFPAITREELSDFPAKQNSKAPLMALILGVGIISLGLFLYKKLKSKSPGTEDRPEEAEVKKPAPTTAKTVPSNSIYLFGNFMVRDAKGRDITYMFSAQLKQVFCLILHYSLSEDGITSQHLSNLLWPDKPADKVKNSRGVTINNLRKTLGELEGIELVHDKGHYKIILHEKAYCDYARCLQVIATHQMDKHSDEFAGIVSRGKFLYLLDDPLFDLFKEEAETKLEPALILEVEKSFTSESYPTTISLAEALFNIDPLNETALVHQINAMLKLNMIEDSKIAYRTFAIEYKHATGKDFHRSYSSIVS; this is encoded by the coding sequence ATGTTCGCATTTACTAAAATGTACTTCTTAGCTTCTTTGATTTCTGGTTTTATCATCCTACAGTCATTCTTTAACGGAGGGCTTAAATTCCAGGGGAACGAACAAGCAATAAACCAACGCACCTCATACACTATTTTTGGAGAGCATGACGCGAAATTTCCTGACCATTTTGATATTGACTTCAGCCTATCGCTAAGTCCAGTCGAAGAAATCGGATACATCCTTAGGGTCAAAACCGGCGTAAACAATCGGATTTTTAATTTATTCTATGACAGTCAAGGTGACAATATCGTTTTTAAATTTAATGAGGAGGGAAAAACCAACCTTATCGTGGCCAAAATGGACAGGACCCAATTGTTTAACCACCAATGGTTTGACATGAAAATCTCATTCGACCTCATCGGTGATTCCATCACACTTACCATTGATAATAAAACGTTTACTGCCAAAAACCAACATCTCCAAGACACCTATCATCCCGAAATTCTTTTCGGAAAAAGTGATCATATCATCGATGTCCCTGCTTTTTCGATCAAAAACCTATCAATCGTCGGGAAGAAAACCTATCATTTCCCCCTCTATGAAAATGAAGGCAATATCGTCCACGACATCAACGGCAATCCATACGGCAACGTAATCAATCCAGACTGGTTGAAAAACTATGCCTATTATTGGAAACATCAGGCTTCGTTTAAATCTGCATCCGTAGCCGGAGCAAACTATGACCCAAAAAAACAGGAAATTTACTATTATAACCAGGATTCACTTTGGAGCTACAATGTTCGTTCGGGCAATATCCGAACAGTTATTTTCGATCAAAAATGCCCTGTGGAGCTTGTCTTGGGCACTAACTTTATCGATAGCCTCCAAAACAAATTATACACCTATGAAGCATATTATGACTTCCCCTACCAAGGCCCTACTGTGGCCAGCCTGGATCTAGACACCTATCAATGGACAGAAGAAAGCTACCAACAACTCCCTACCCAGCTTCATCACCATGGATCTTATATAGATCACTACTCCTCCCAATACAGTATTTTCGGAGGTTTTGGCAGCATGAAGTACAGCAAAAATTTCTTTTCTTACGATTTGAAAAAGAATCAATGGAAGAAAACCGATGGATTTACAGGTGATGTAATTACTCCACGCTACTTCTCTTCTGTCGGTTATCAACCTGAAAATAATAATTTATATATCCTCGGCGGGATGGGAAATGAGTCTGGGGACCAATCCGTCGGAAGGAAATACTACTACGACCTCTATCAGGTAGACCTGGACGCCAAGCATGTTACCAAGCTTTGGGAAATCCCTTGGAAAAATGACAACGTCGTCCCTGTACGGGGAATGGTAATATTGAATGATTCCAGTCTATATACACTCTGCTATCCTGAACATTTTTCGGAATCTTTTCTTCATTTGTATCGTTTCTCGCTGAAGGATGGCAGCTACGAAATATTGGGAGACTCCATTCCCATCCGATCTGACAAAATCACTACCAATGCCAACCTCTATTTTGACAAAGGACTCAACAACCTGTATGCGGTGGTACAAGAATTTGAGGATGATATCTCTTCGGATTTAAAAATCTACTCCTTGGCATTTCCTGCTATTACGAGGGAAGAGTTATCAGATTTCCCGGCAAAACAAAATAGCAAAGCCCCCCTAATGGCTTTGATTCTGGGTGTCGGGATAATAAGTTTGGGGCTCTTTCTGTATAAAAAGTTAAAATCCAAATCTCCGGGCACCGAGGATCGTCCTGAGGAAGCTGAGGTTAAAAAACCGGCCCCAACAACAGCGAAAACCGTACCTTCCAATTCCATCTACCTTTTCGGTAATTTTATGGTCCGCGACGCCAAGGGCAGGGACATTACCTATATGTTCAGCGCTCAACTAAAACAGGTCTTTTGTCTGATCCTGCATTACAGTTTATCGGAAGACGGCATTACATCGCAGCATCTCAGCAATTTGCTTTGGCCGGATAAACCTGCCGACAAAGTCAAAAACTCCCGTGGTGTGACAATTAACAACCTACGAAAAACCTTGGGCGAGCTGGAGGGAATAGAATTGGTCCACGACAAAGGGCACTATAAAATCATCCTCCATGAAAAGGCTTACTGTGACTATGCAAGGTGCCTGCAGGTCATCGCCACCCACCAGATGGACAAGCACAGCGATGAGTTCGCCGGAATCGTATCCAGAGGTAAATTCCTCTACCTCTTAGACGATCCCTTGTTCGACTTGTTCAAAGAAGAAGCAGAGACCAAACTTGAACCAGCCTTGATACTGGAAGTGGAAAAGAGCTTTACCAGCGAATCGTATCCCACTACGATTTCGCTGGCAGAAGCCCTTTTTAACATCGATCCTTTAAATGAAACAGCGCTGGTGCACCAAATTAATGCCATGCTGAAACTTAACATGATAGAAGACTCAAAAATCGCCTACAGAACCTTTGCCATCGAATACAAACATGCTACCGGCAAGGATTTCCATCGCTCATATTCAAGTATCGTCTCCTAA